From a single Solea senegalensis isolate Sse05_10M unplaced genomic scaffold, IFAPA_SoseM_1 scf7180000015568, whole genome shotgun sequence genomic region:
- the LOC122762346 gene encoding CUGBP Elav-like family member 2, whose translation MTRVQSNGTAGKMNGALEHSDQPDPDAIKMFVGQIPRSWSEKELKELFEPYGAVYQINILRDRSQNPPQSKGTTTHTHTHMVSQEPASNVGSENVNASKATIEILRHKGVQT comes from the coding sequence TAACGGCACGGCCGGGAAGATGAACGGCGCGCTGGAGCATTCGGACCAACCGGACCCGGACGCCATCAAGATGTTTGTGGGCCAGATTCCGCGCTCCTGGTcagagaaggagctgaaggagCTGTTTGAGCCGTACGGAGCCGTTTACCAGATCAACATCCTCCGAGATCGCAGCCAGAACCCTCCACAGAGCAAAGgtaccaccacacacacacacacacacatggtctcACAGGAACCTGCTTCTAATGTTGGGTCTGAAAATGTAAACGCTTCAAAAGCAACGATTGAGATTCTGAGACACAAGGGTGTCCAAACATAA